CCATGAAAACCACAATACTGATGATTATAGTGAAGGTAATTTGCCTGGTAAAGAATGGATAACTGACAACAGGAATACTCATCTAGAGGAAGAAAATAACAGGGAACACGATCAGCAGTTCCACAGCACTCGGTCTATATCCTTTAAACTGAAGTTGTCCAGACCAAGAGGCTTTGCAGATGGAGCAAGTTCATCAGACATATCGAAGACTAGTGCAGTAGGGAGTGACATCAACCATGTTAAAGTTCCAATGCAGCATGATGAGGTTTCTGCCACCAGTCAACATAGGAGCAGTGACTTCCCTAGTGTGTCCAGACGTTTCCAGGACTTTGAATCTGCGAAGACATACGGCACCGTGTACAAAAGGTCAGAGCCAAGTAAGCACAGGAAAAGATTGGGTTCGGATGCGTTTGGAAatggacataatacttctgtttCCAATGATGATGGTGGACATCAACCTCCAGACTGCAGTCCTGTTGCACCTACTGGTAGTTTACGAAGAAACGAAAGGAGGTCATGTGCATACACTGATTATGGTAGAGGAAGGGATGCAATCTCTCATGTGCAAAGTTCTTCCCTCGAAGCAGCAACTAGTGGGAGACAAATTGTTGCAAATGTGCGTGAAGTAATGTGGGGATCAACATCAAAGACTGCTGGTATAAAGTCTTCTATGAACAAAAGAGAGAGTTGCAACTTTCCTGATACACATCTATTGGAGAAAAAGCACCAAGTATCGAGGCCATGGTTGATGTTGCTAGAGCATGAAGATATCTACCGTTATATTCCTCAACTTGGCGATGAGGTTATGTACTTGCGACAGGTATTTATTTATTTTCGCTGCATTGTGTGTATAAAGTACGGAAATGATTTTGGTGCAAGCAGCTTTCAGCTGCAAACATactaaaataataataataataaatcttcTGTTGCCACTTCCCCCTCCTGCCCAGTTGTAAGGTATACTAGTTGATGGTGGGAAAATCGTGCGTAGCAAGTTACATACGAGCATATATACCATTGTGACTCGTAAAATAGTATTTATGAAGCGCCTCTTATCATACTTTCTGCGTGCTTGTTATTTTTAGGGTCATGAAGAATATGTTTATGAAGTGCAATCATCGGATAATTGCCCATCAAATCGGATCAAAGGCCTTAAAGCTGCTGAGCTTTGCGAAATTAAGGGTCTTGATTACAAGCCAGATAGAGGGTCTGGTGAAAGCTGCTGTGAATTAACTATTAAATTCATTGATCACACTTCAAGTGGATTTGGCAAAGAGTTTGTAATCACATTGCGTGAGCTAGTTACGTTCCCTGATTTTCTTGTGGAAAGAACACGGTTTGAAGCTACTACCACGTATAACTGGAGCATCGCTGATAGGTGCAAAGTTTGGTGGATGGATGAGGGAGAGGATGGAGGAAGTTGGTGGGAGGGACGAGTATTGGAAATAAGACCTAAGTCACCTGATTTTCCTGAGAGCCCTTGGGAGAAATATGTCATACAGTATGAAACTGATGGTTCTGAACATCCGCATAGCCCCTGGGAGGTGCATGATGCTAATAACCCATTGGTTCCATGGAAGCGTCCACATATTGATCCCAGTACCAGGAACAAATTGTTATCAGCAGTGACCGGTTTACAGGAAAAGTCTCTCAGAAATCAGGTACGTTTTATTTTCAAAATTTACACTCTTGGGTTGTTGTTTTGACTGTTTACCATATTTTTGTACGGGTCTTCAGGATCGCTATGGTGTTCTGAAGTTAGATACTGTTGCAGGAAAATCAGATTTCATAAACAGGTAATTCTTGTATAAAAGTATGCGGTGCAGATGCTTCTATATGTTTTTTTTCATTTATAACAAAAGTGAGAATGATGACTGCTGTGAAATAATCCTCATGAGGCATATAATCTGTAGATAATGCAGTATACCATGTATTTGTAAAAAAGTTTACCTTATTTCCGTTGGAGGTTAACATGCCTATGTTTGTTTTAAGGTTTAACAAACTAAAGATATATGGAACATAAAATACCTTATTTCTGTTGGAGGTTAACACGCCTATGTTTGTTTGAAGGTTTAACGAACTAAAGATATATGGAACATAAAATGTGGTTTCTTTATTCATGATTTGTAGGTGACATACTTTTTAGAAAATAATAGCAACCAACCTCTTTACAAAACTACCTTTTTTGTTGGCAAATCTCGTAGCGAGCATCTAACATAAATTTGCTAATTGATACAAGGCCCATTTTCCAAATCTCGTCAAATAAATGCGTGTTTGACAAGGTTTTTGGGTATATATGGCTGTACCCCTACAAGGCCCGTTTTCCATTTCAGTTATGAGGCCATATTTGTTAAAATGCAGATTTGATGATTTTCGTTAACAAGGTCAAAAAAGATTCAACCAATGCATACACTGGAAGCGtatcattatttatttatttatttatgatgAAGGAACGCCTGTCTTAAAAGATTTTTCTCTGTATGCAACTTGCGTTCTAGGTTCCCTGTCCAATTCTCCATTGAGGTGATCAGAGCAAGACTACAGAGCGATTACTACAGAACTCTGGAGGCTGTCAAACATGATGCCACTGTGATGCTTGCCAATGCCAAGTCTTATTTTTCAAAGAGCGGCGAAATGACCAAAAAGATCCGCAAGCTATCTGAGTGGATCCAAGATAAGATTCTATCACTATAGGGGGAGGTGCTCTGTGCGCAGCTGGCATTCTTCCCTTTTAGCAGAATTTGCCACTCATCCCGTGAGATGATCCTCTGTTTGCGTCGCAGAAGCATGTTTTTGTTAAGAGGAATGAGCCAAAATAGTTGGCAGGTTGGGAGGGATTTCTTGTGTAGCCCAACATTTTGAAACTATCTGATCTGATATCCCTGGTTTACTGATGCAAATTGAAATCCTGACCATTTGACCCTTGTTTGCCGTGAAGAAAGAACTTGAGAGCCTTGTTAGAGAAAGAAAATGCTAACGTGTAGAATATGGTAAAGGAAATGCCCTACCAGATCACTGGATTTGTATAGCAGACCGAGTAAATCATCGATAACGAGAAGGCAAAATCCCTGGACTCGAGTCCTACTCTTGAGTTCTCTATAATAAACTAAACATCAGACTGAAAGCAACATGTTTGGCGGATGCTAGGCGTAAAGCCGGCTGATAAGAGCCAAACTTAAGCCGCCTCGTTAGCCACTCGATCGGGCCATCAGGAAGCCACTCGATCGGGCCATCAGGAAGCGACATCAGCCGTGGGATCCATCGAGTCAGCCCACTCAGCTTTTCCCTTCGCGTTTCTTTTGGCGGCTGCAAACAGCGTACACTTCGCGTCGGAGAGAAAAAGCAGCAGCCCCAGTTCGCAGCGCCATGGCACCCCCTGTCAGCTCGAGCGCCCGACGGCGATGCTGCAAAACAGCAGGTGCCGCAAACGGAGTTGTTTCGTTGAAGTAGCTGGTCAGTTGCAAACCGACGGCGAGCCTCAGACGATCACCGCAGCGCGAAAAAAACTCGAGCCCTAGGTGGCGCTCCATTGCGGTTCCGGTGAAGCTCCATTGCAGCCGCGACAGAGCTCCAACGACTCCGGCAGCGCTCCATTGCAGCTCCGGTGAAGCTCCATTGCAGCGTCGGCGAGCTCCAACGACCCCGGCGGTGCTCCATTGCAGCCCCGACACGCTCCATTGCAGCGATGACAGAGCTCCAACGACCCCGGCGGTGCTTCATTGCAGCCCTCGGCACGCTCCATTGAAGCTCCGGCGAAGCTCCATTGCAACCTTCCCGGAGCTCCAACGGCCCCGCGGCGCTTCACTGCAGATCCGGCGGCACCCGACGATGCTTCATTGCAACCTCATCAGAGCTCCAACAACACCCGTGGCTCTATTGCAACTCTGACGAAGCTCCATTGCAGCCTGACGTAGCTCCAACGCAGTACGACGGTTCCCGGCGATGTTTCGTTGCAGCACCGACGGGTCCCCGGCGATGCTCCATTGGAGCACCACGCAGCCCCGGGTGGCAGCACGGGAGTTGCTGGAAAAAACCGGCGAGCCACCGCGTCGCTCGCTTGAAGCATGGACAGAGCGTCGTCGGCCCCCTATTGCGACACCGCCACGACCCCCGGGTCCGGCCGGCTGCACACTCAGGCGATGTGATGTTGCGTTGTAGCACCGTCGCCAGCGAGCAGAGCCACGGATGCTGCGTTCCAGCGCCGTCGCCAACCTTGCCCCCAATCTCCGCCATGGATGTTGTGTCGTGATGCAGCGTCTCGGCGTCCAAATCTTCCCCCAACGCCGGCCATCTTGCAGCAATAGTGGCACCAGGACACACGGTGGTTGGAGGGATCGCAGCCCACCTCCGGCATGAGGCCCGGCCCCCCGGCGCGTCGCCGGTCGTCGTCGTGGAGCAGCTCGCAGCGTCTCACGTCACCGGGTCACAGCACAGCCCCCGTGTCCCATTATGAAGCGGTGGCTATTGGTCAGCGGTGATGACCGAGGGCAGCGACTAGGAGGGGAAGGGTGAAGGAGGAGCAGGAAAGTGGCGCGCGTGAATCTGCTCTGTAGCGCGAGATTCGGCCATGGAGACTAGTGGAGCTAGCAAGCAGGCGCGGAGAAGATGGCTTGGTCCAGGTGAATCAGAAGAGATAAGGTGAGAAACGAGCGGTGGGCAGGCCAGGCCCACGGGGACACGTGTCAGGAAGCAGAGGCGGCTTACAAGCGAGAGAAATCAGTCGGTAGAAAATAAACGTTTTCCCATGGAAAAAGAAGAAGCCAGCCACGACAAAACAAGAGTCGATTCCAGGCCAAGTCGTCGTCTACGTTGCCCTGAACGTGGGGTGCAACAGCCGACCGAGCTCCTCGTCCTCCGCGTCCAGCGGCCCGCCGGTCTCATTCCTGACGCGCTGCACGGCGGTGCCGTTGAGCGACTCGTGGCCGAACCCGTACAACCTCAGTATCTGGTCGTCGGCGAAGTTGAAGGCGCGCTCCATCCCGAGGCGGCACCGGTCCGCCGGATAGCTGTCGGCGTACCGCCGGCAGGGCTTGCACCCGACGAAGTGCGTCACGAGCGGCCAGGCGCCCGTCCGCCGCAGCTCCTCGTACCTGTCCACGATGAGCTCCCAGAAGCCGTTGAGCTCGTACGAGTTCTCGAAGAAGACCTTGTCCCCCCACCTCTCCCGCTGCGTGACGAGCAGGTAGATGAGCGCCGACTGGTCGTCGGCCTCGAACGGCGGGCGGCCGGAGAGCTCCCTGGCGAAGAGCTCGCCGTACCTGTCGCGCACGGGGCCGCGGGGCCCCATGGGGGCCATCGCGTGGAGGAGGTCGAGCGACCACTGGCAGTTGCGGATGAGGATACTGCCGGTGTTGACGCCCACCCAGCTCTTCTCCTCGTACACCTTGGCCTCCCAGCCGTGGAGCACCAGGTTGTGCGCCGCGTAGCGCTCCCACGGCAGCTCGAACCGCATGTCCGTGAACACCGCGTCCGAGTCCACCCACCACAGGAGCTCCACCTCCGGGTGCGCCATCATCAGCGACCGCAGCAGAGGCAGCTTCGCCCAGAACCCGGTCATCTCCGCGTCCAGGAACGCCGTGTTGTAGTACACCTCCAGGCCGTGGACGCGGCAGTAGTCCGCCTTGTTCTTGAACGCGCGCAGCAGCAGGTGGTCGCCGTCCGGGTCGGGGCACCGGGCCGGCGCGGAGCCGGTCACCACCAGcacccgcggccggcccgcgggCGGTACCCGCGCCGGGAACTCCGGGTGCGCGGCGAGCCACGCGGACCGCCGCGCGTCGTAGTCCAGGATGGTGCGGCCCAGCGAGTAGGGCGGGTCCGTGAGCTGCCGGGGCGGCGGGAGGCCGATGTCCTCGTCGCTCACGTTGGCGGctacgggcggcggcgctggcggcgcTGCGGCGGCAATGTGGATGGGGTTGCTGAACACGACGCGGAGGCTGGGGAGGTTGAGGACGGAGCCGGTCGGGCCGAGGATGAGGAACAGCGCGCCGGTGAGCAAGAGAAGGAAGACGAGGGGGATGGTGGTGCTTCCCGCTGCCGGGCAGCCGTAATGCGCCCGCCAGCGCAGGCCGTTGGCCGGCTTGCCGTCGTGCTGCTCAGCCACCGTTGCCATGCTATCGGTAGCTAGAGAAGCTGTCCGGCGCCGCGCGTTGCAAGCACCTTCCATCGGCGATGGTTTAACCATCATCTGGCTCTGGCAAACGTCAACGGGAGAGGGGAGTCGAGCTCGAGTTGTGCATGGCACGCTCTTGTTCCCACTTCCCACTACGAACCAAGTAAGAATGGGGATCACGATGAGGGAGGGGCGAAGGGGGTACCGTAGGTTATAGTAAAATAACGTAATAATGCTGAGCAGGTGATTTCTAGAAGTGAAGAAGTTCAAATCTCAACGCATACTAGGGCTGGGGGCTCTTAATTGCCCATGTGCATTTGTTCAAAGTTCGTGTTCCCAGACTACCTATGCTGCAGCGCTACAGACGGTGCCGAAGAGGTAGAGAAACGGTGCGTATGTACTAGAGTATAAATAATATGAAGAGTAGTACACACTCGTCTGTAGCTGATGTTCCTCAAAACATAACAGTTGACTTACCTTATGTGACACCATCCTTTCAAATTGTACCCTGGAGGACGGACCTGCATCTACACTaacaaacaaaaaaaactaaaagGAGCACTATGTCAGATGCCTAaattttatttaatttttttctCTACGCCCTTAGATTGACATCCAATGGACAAAGTCTGCACGCTCCGGAGGAGCCAATCAAAAGTCTCGTGATGGGCCCGTTTCTTGCATGCATCGACGCACCATGCATCCAAAGCCGCAGATGCATGCAAAATTTTCCATTCCCGAACAAGTGAATGCATGCAAGTTTTGCCTTTCCACCGATGCTACAACATCTACCGGAAATACACTTTGCTTGCTGGTCGTagatactgttggaaatatgctctaaaaaaaggttattattatatttctttgttcatgataattgtctattgctcatgctataattgtattaaccggaaaccgtaatacatgtctGAATACGTAGAtcacaatatgtccctagtgagcctctaattgactagctcgttgattaatagatggttgtggtttcctgatcatggacattggatgtcgctgataacgggatcacatcattaggagaatgatgtgatggacaagacccaatcttaagcatagcacaagatcgtgtagttcgtttgctagagcttttctaatgtcaagtatcatttcctgagaccatgagattgtgcaactcccggataccgtaggagtgctttgggtgtatcaaacgtcacaacgtaactgggtggctataaaggtgcactacgggtatctccgaaagtgtatgTTGGGTTGACACGAATCGAGACTGAGATTTTTGTCAcgccgtatgacggagaggtatctctgggcccactcggtaatgcatcatcataatgagctcaatgtgagtaaggagttagccacgggatcatgcgttacggaaagagtaaagagacttgccggtaacgagattgaacgaggtatggggatacggacgatcgaatctcgggcaagtaacataccgatggacaaagggaattgtatgcgggattgattgaatccccgacatcgtggttcatccgatgagatcatcgtggaacatgtgggagccaacatgggtatccagatcccgctgttggttattggccggagagatgtctcggtcatgtctgcatggttcccgaacccgtagaccgggtctacacacttaaagttcggtgacgctagagttgttatgggaaatgaaggaaatatgccctggaggcaataataaagttgctatttatatttccttatatcatgataaatgtttattattcatgctagaattgtattaactggaaacttagtacatgtgtgaatacatagacaaacagagtgtcactagtatgcctctacttgactaggtcggtaatcaaagatggttaagtttcctagccatggacaaagatttgtcatttgatgaacgggatcacatcattagagaatgatgtgattgacttgacccatccgttagcttagcactataatcgtttagtttattgctattgctttcttcataacttatcatgttcctatgactatgagattatgcaactcccgaataccggaggaacactttgtgtgctatcaaacgtcacaacgtaactgggtgattacaaagatgctctacaggtgtctccgacggtgtttgttgagttggcatagatcgagattaggatttgtcactccgattgtcagagaggtatctctgggccctctcggtaatgcacatcactataagcattgcaagcaatgtgactaatgagttagttacgggatggtgcattacggaacgagtaaagagacttgccggtaacgagattgaactaggtataaagataccgacgatcgaatctcgggcaagtaacataccgatgacaaagggaacaacgtatgttgttatgcggtttgaccgataaagaccttcgtagaatatgtaggaaccaatatgagcattcaggttccgctattggttattgaccggaagtgaatctcgtcatgtctacatagttctcgaacccgtagggtccgcacgcttaatgttcgatgacaatcggtattatgagtttatgtgttttgatgtaccgaacgtagttcggagtctcggatgtgatcacggacatgacgaggagtctcgaaataatCGAGACATAAAAATTGATATATTAGACGATGTTATTCTAATATGGTCGTGGCTATCCCTAGTACTGATATTGTTTCTGTTGATTTGTTAGCTGCATCAAGAAGTCTCGTTGAAGAAAAGGACGTGGTGCATGCAAATTCTGGAAGAGACCTCCCACATGCAAACTCATACCAACATGTAGCTTCGCATGCCAGATGGAAAAATGATATTACTTATTTATGTGCTAGTGCAATCGGAAGATCAACCAAGCTTATGTTTTGTTCAACGGCCTTGCATGCGCACGTGTATTGGGATGAAAGGAATGAGAGTTGGTTCAAACGGAAGGACATCAAGAGAATATTTATCTTTCTGTTTTTACCAAGGAAAGAGAAAGACCAACCTTATTTATCCAAGACATGTTATGCGTGGGATCTATTCCAATGTTTAAAGTCTGTTGGCTGGGGTCCACCTACATGCAGAATCAGGAGATGGCGCACACCAAAGTTACCTTTTAAAATTCTACTACTAGTCGCTTGTGTATTTCCTTCTCAGCCGTGAGTTAGAGATAGGGTCAGATATTGAGTATAATTCTTGTGAGTCAAGTTACAAGGGTCAGCTTGTATTATAAAGTTGTAAGTCCGTGCGCCATGTAATAGTTAGGTTATTTTTTAATGAATTAGACACCGCGTGTGTTTTGGCCGTCGGCCATTATCGAGTTTAGAGAATTCTTGTCAAAATCTCTACTGGCATGTGAGTTTCTGCGACGCGACGCGTAGGGGATTACAAGCTGAGCCTATACGGTTTGTCCACGTTATTCCTTCGGATTGAGGGGTTGGCGTGTTGTTTCCGTGGGATTTACGAACATCTTCGTAAACCCGCGACTTGTTCTTGCTGTGATGAAGGTTTGTgccgtgaaagatcgggccaacAACGGATCGACCCTCATCTCGAGGTTCGCTCTACATCATATTCGGACACCAGatgagtttcgggggtcaccggataaatatcggagtgccgggaTTATCGGAACCCTCGGGGGAattaatgggccaacatgggccttatgagagggaggagggagccttagggctgccccccttgaggagtccgaattggacaaggaggggggaggcggcgccccctctttccctccctctctccgtctccttccttccccctctctctttccttgttggaaacctactaggaataggattcctagtaggaatcctacttggggcgcgccccatgagggccggccggcctcccccttgctcctttatatacgggggcaccctagaacacacaagttgacagttgttttagtcgtgtgcggtgcccccctccacaaatttccacctcggtcatattgttgtagagcttaggcgaagccctgcgtcggtaacttcatcatcaccgtcaccacgccgtcgtgctgacgaaactctccctcggcctcagctggatcaagagtatgagggacgtcaccgagctgaacgtgtgcagatcgcggaggtgccgtgcgttcgttACTTGggtcggttggatcgcgaagacgttcgactacatcaaccgcgttactaaacgcttccgctttcggtctacgagggtacgtgcacACACTCTCTCCGCTCGTCTCTATGCATCACcgagatggatcttgcgtgtgcgtaggtaaattttttgaaatactacgttcctcaacagtggcatccgagccaggtgtatgcgtagatgttatatgcacgagtagaacacaaagagttgtgggcgataatagtcatactgcttaccagcatgtcatactttgattcgacggtattgttggatgaagcggctcagaccgacattacgcgtacgcttacgcgagactggttctaccgacgtgcttcgcacacaggtggctagtgggtgtctgtttctccaactttagttgaatcgagtgtgactacacccggtccttgttgaatgttaaaacaacaaacttgacgaaaaatcgttgtggttttgatgcgtaggtaagaacggttcttgctaagcccgtagcagccacgtataacttgcaacaacaaagtagaggacgtctaacttgtttttgtagggcatgttgtgatgtgatatggtcaagacgtgattatataaattgttgtatgagatgatcatgttttgtaacacaattatcggcaactggcaggagccatatggttgtcgctttattgtatgaaatgcaatcgccatgtaattgctttactttatcactaagcggtagcgatagtcgtagaagcaatagttggcgagacgacaacgatgcttcgatggagatcaaggtgtaaagccggtgatgatggtgatcatgacggtgcttcggagatggagatcaaaggcacaagatgatgatgaccataccatatcacttatattgattgcatgtgatgtttaccctttatgcatcttattttgcttagttcggcggtagcattataagatgatctctcactaaatttcaaggtataagtgttctccctgagtatgcaccgctactacagttcgtcgtgccgagacaccacgtgatgatcgggtgtgataagctctacgttcacatacaatgggtgcaagccagttttgcacacgcataatactcgggttaaacttgacgagcctagcatatgcagatatggcctcggaacactgagaccgaaaggtcgagcgtgaatcatatagtagatatgatcaacatagtgatgttcaccattgaaaactactccatctcacgtgatgatcggacatggtttagttgatatggatcacgtgatcacttagatgattagagggatgtctatctaagtgggagttcttaagtaatatgattaattgaactttaatttatcatgaacttagtacctgatagtattttgcatgtccatattgttgtagataaatggcccgtgttgttgttccgttgaattttaatgcgttcctagagaaagctaagttgaaagatgatggtagcaattatatggactgggtccgtaacttgaggattggtagcaattacatggactgggtctgtaacccgaggattatcctcattgctgcacagaagaattacgtcctggaagcaccgctaggtgcaagacccgctgcaggagtaacgccggacgttgtgaacgcctggcggagcaaagctgatgactactcgatagttaagtgtgccatgctttacagcttagaaccgggatttcaacgacgttttgaacgtcatggagcatatgagatgtttcaggagttgaagttaatatttcaagcaaatgcttggattgagagatatgaagtctccaataagttctacagctgcaaaatggaggagaatagttctatcagtgagcatatactcagaatgtctgggtaccacaatcacttgactcggttgggagttaatcttccagttgatagtgtcattgacagagttcttcaatcactgccaccaagctacaagaacTTCCtggtgaactataatatgcaagggatggataagacgattcccaagctcttcgcaatgctaaaggctgcggaggtagcaatcaagaaggagcatcaagtgttgatggtcaacaagaccaccagtttcaagaaaaggggtaaaggaaagaaggggaactttgAGAAGAACGGCAAgtaagttgctgctcaagtgaagaagcccaagtctggacctaagcctgagactgagtgcttctgctgcaaagggactggtcactggaagcggaactgccccaagtatttggcggagaagaa
This genomic window from Aegilops tauschii subsp. strangulata cultivar AL8/78 chromosome 4, Aet v6.0, whole genome shotgun sequence contains:
- the LOC109750409 gene encoding probable glycosyltransferase 5 — its product is MMVKPSPMEGACNARRRTASLATDSMATVAEQHDGKPANGLRWRAHYGCPAAGSTTIPLVFLLLLTGALFLILGPTGSVLNLPSLRVVFSNPIHIAAAAPPAPPPVAANVSDEDIGLPPPRQLTDPPYSLGRTILDYDARRSAWLAAHPEFPARVPPAGRPRVLVVTGSAPARCPDPDGDHLLLRAFKNKADYCRVHGLEVYYNTAFLDAEMTGFWAKLPLLRSLMMAHPEVELLWWVDSDAVFTDMRFELPWERYAAHNLVLHGWEAKVYEEKSWVGVNTGSILIRNCQWSLDLLHAMAPMGPRGPVRDRYGELFARELSGRPPFEADDQSALIYLLVTQRERWGDKVFFENSYELNGFWELIVDRYEELRRTGAWPLVTHFVGCKPCRRYADSYPADRCRLGMERAFNFADDQILRLYGFGHESLNGTAVQRVRNETGGPLDAEDEELGRLLHPTFRAT